One Gemmatimonadaceae bacterium genomic window, GGGATGTGGTGCTATCCGTATTTCGTCTTCGTCGAGCTCCTGGCCCCGGTCGTCGAGCTGCTGGGATGGATCGGGCTCGTGCTCGGCGTCGCCGCGGGGCTCCTCAACGCGTCGTTTGCCATCCTCTTCTTCCTCATGGCGTACGGCATTGGCGCCGTGCTCTCCATGTACTCGCTCCTGCTGGAGGAGTGGAGCTTTCCGCGCTACACGCGCTTCAGCGATCGCGTGCGCCTGGTCTGGTTCCTGATCCTCGAATCGTTTGGCTATCGCCAGCTCACCGTGGTCTGGCGCCTGCGCGGGCTGTGGAAGTTCCTGCGCGGGCGCACCGACTGGGGGCGCATGGAGCGCCGCGGCTTTGCCAAGCCACCGGCGGGGGGCGCACCGCCTAACGCGGTGACCCTCGCTCCCGCCTCGCCAGACTCGACGCGCTCGACGACCGCCGTCGTCTGACCCTCTCCCACCCATCCATGTCTCGCACCCTTCGCACACTCCTCCTCGCCGCGTTGTTCCTGTGCTCCGCCGAATCGCTGGCGGCGCAGGACCCGTGGCGCCACGTGATGACCGTCGAGCTGCGCGCCGGTCGCGATGCGCTCAGCAATGGCGCCGCAGCGTGGCAGGACCAGGGGGCGTCGCTCCGCTACAGCGCGAGCACCCGAGCCGGCCTTGGCGTGGGCGCCGAGCAGCTGCAACGCTTCGGAAGGGAGGACCGGCGCGCCACCGCCGAGCTGTTCATCCCGCTTGGGCGCCGCGTCACCGTTGGCGTGGAGGGCGAGGCGAGCGACACGCACGTCATGGTGCCGCGGCAGGGAGGGGCGGCGCAGCTCAACCTTGCACTCCCTGCCGGGTGGGGACTTACCGCGCGCGGTGCGCTGCGCCGCTATGACGACAACGACGTGCGCGGCGGATCGGCGGGTATCGAGAAGTATCTCGGGAACGCCATGCTCTCGTACTCGGCGACCGCCATGCAGCTGGCGAGGCTCGACCCGGTGGTGACGCATAGCGCACGCTACGCGTACTTCTTTGGCGATCGCGGTTCGTTCACGGTGCAGGGGTCGGTGGGGACGGAGGTCGAGGCGCTCATGGCGACGGGGCCGCTCGTGGTTCCGGTGCGCGGCGTGGGCGCGTGGGGGGTGATTCCCGTGGCGCCGCACCTGGCGCTGACGTGGGCGAGCGACGTGTCGCGGCACGCGGGGTTCTTCACCCGCAAGCGGGCGCAGGTAGGGGTGCGCGTCGTGTCGCGTTAGGCGCGGGCCCCGGATGCCGCGCGGGAGGGGCGTGCGCTTCGCCGACCATCGCCGCGCGCAGCGCCCTACTCCGGCCATACCTCCACCTGCCCGTTGGACTCGTTGAGCGAGAAGATCGGGCGAAGATCGGGCGCGGATGCAGCTCCGCTTTCGGATGCAGGTCGGCCATGGGCTACGCGGAGCTTCGTGGCACCGCGCAGCGCTTGAGCGCTTTGGCCCGCTCTCGCAGCCGGTCGAGCACCGCGAGCTTCTCGGCGAACGGCCTAGCCGACGCCGCGCGTCGTTCGCCGAGGCCAGCGCTTCGGCGAGGAGGGCATCGTCGGCCGGAAGAAACCGGACCGGCCAGTCACCGATCAACAGATGAGCGCCCTCTACGCGCGCCCCGCGCGCTATCAGGAACTGGTCGATCGGTCCGAGGGGTGCGAGTGACGGGGCAGTCGAGTCGGGGACGGCGACAAATACCTCCACGTCTTCCGTGGCCACTGGCTCGATGTAGCGCGTGGCACCGACCGCGCCTCCGATGGCGAATCGGGGTACGGCGCCAGCGCGTTCAAGCGCCTCAAGCTCAGCGAGGACGACTCGGAGGGACATGTGTACGAGAATACGGTCCGTGCTGACGCGCGGTAAAGAGAGCCCGCACTTCGCGCCACTCCGCGCTTGTTCGGGCAACGCCCCGCCAGCACCTGATTCAACGACGGATCGAGCAGTTCGATCGCCAGCCCTACTCCAGCCACACCTCCACCTGCCGGTTGGACTTGCTGAGCGAGAAGATCGAGCACGGGTAGAGTTCCGCTTCCTGCTGCAGGTCGGCCATGATCGCGTCGATCGGGATCTCCTCGGCGCGGACCTTCTGCACCACGTCGTTGGGCATCACCTCGATGAGCCAGCGCGCGCTCCTGGCGGGGAGCGCCACGCTCACGCGTTCCTCGCCGTCGCGCACCACGCGCACCATCAGGTTCTTGGCGGGGGCGCCGGGTGCGGCATTCCTGGCGTTGAAGAACGAGCG contains:
- a CDS encoding YaiO family outer membrane beta-barrel protein gives rise to the protein MSRTLRTLLLAALFLCSAESLAAQDPWRHVMTVELRAGRDALSNGAAAWQDQGASLRYSASTRAGLGVGAEQLQRFGREDRRATAELFIPLGRRVTVGVEGEASDTHVMVPRQGGAAQLNLALPAGWGLTARGALRRYDDNDVRGGSAGIEKYLGNAMLSYSATAMQLARLDPVVTHSARYAYFFGDRGSFTVQGSVGTEVEALMATGPLVVPVRGVGAWGVIPVAPHLALTWASDVSRHAGFFTRKRAQVGVRVVSR